The sequence cagcaagtcaacatccttcctaaactgaggggcccagaactggacacaggacttgaggtgtggcctaaccagtgcagtgtattttcctattcatatttttcctattcatcctcaTTCTTTACCCTTGTAAACCTGTGattgctatatatatattttgctaaaaaaaatttacttctcctacttccaaatcAACTCCAGATTATATTTTGGTAGAttaaattccagttaaggcttaaaccaccacgaGTAACAATGGAAAAGTTGGGGAAAACATTGGGCGAAGGGGGTTGGTGTTGGGTAAAAGCAGCCTCCTACAGTACTTTCACATACTCCATTTCTGGCACTCTCATAACCACAAACATCTACTGCATACTCATCCTGTCTGTCTAGACCACTTGGAAAGAAGGACCCCAGGGGCAGTGGAGTCAGACAGGGCCCAGACATACCTTCTGGAGTGCCCAGGGAAGCCAAGAGTAGGCTCCTCTTTTTCAGGGCCCAAAGCACATGTTCTCTGAGAGCTGCATGGACCAGAAAACCCCCCAGGTCAGTGTCAGTGTTTTTGGGTGGGTATCAGTGGAAATAGGAGTGTGATAGTCTGGTTCCCAACCACAGGGGTGGACACAACATGGTGGTTTACCTGGACATAGCATTTTCTGGGTCAGCCCTAAGGCACAGCTATTTCCTTTGCTATTGTGGCCTAGAGAGGAAAATCCGTGATGCAGCATGTGATCCTCATACCTACGTGTTACTGAaagcagctcttcacagaaggacttggggtactggtggatgagaagctgtaCATTGCCCAGCAATGTGTGCTTACAACCCAGCAAGCCAACCATAGCCTCCGCTGCAGCAAAAGAAGAGTGGCCAAgaagtcaagggaggtgataCTGCCACTcatctggtgagacctcacctgggagtactgtgttcagctctggagttCTCAGCATAGGAAAGACATGggactgttggagtgggtccagaggaggggcacaaaaatgatccaagagctggaacacctctcctgtgaggacagggtaagagtgttggggctgttcagcctggaaaagagaaggctccagggagacattattgcagccttccagtgctaAAAGGGGGCCTATAAACATGAGGGGGACAATCTTTTCATCAGGGCTTGAGGTGATGGGACAAAGGGCAATAGTTTTAAACTCAgtgagagtagatttagactagatttTTTCACACTTTTTACCATGAAGATGGGGAAActctggcacagggtgccctgatatgtggtagatgccccatccctggaaacattccagggcAGATtgaatgaggctctgagcaacctgatctagttgtagatgtccctgttcactgcaagggggtggtggtggactAGATGGGTTTCAAAGGTCCCttacaaataaaaatattctgtgatcctgtgatccctgTGTCCTGTCACCACTGAAACACATGAGTAGGgtggctgccagctcctcccttTAAAACATACATCAAAGCTTCAGGCTGCAAGCTTTAAATAAACCAACAATTTCAGTTCTGATTTCAGTGAAGTCTAGGGTGAAAAAGCCCCAAATTTGCCACAACCAGCAGCCCCATGTTCTTTGTACAGACAGACACAGATAAACTTCCGTTTGTTTTCCAAAGTTTTATAGCAATCAAGGCAATTCATGTTACAGTTCTGTCTTCATAACAAGAATTAGAAAAGtggttaaaaacaaacccactggCATTACAGTCTGATGTAGGGTGACATGTGCAAACACAAGCACCCAGACACCCCGATACTCAGTAACACAGGAAACACAcagtctgctgtgggcaggggtaGGAAAGGCTTACTCCAGCTCCCAAACCTGTCTTAGGGCTTTTCATTGGCTAAGTTGAATGAAACCCTGCTTTAGCCAGTGACCCATGGTGTAAATGAGACAAAGCTCCCTGGTAGCAGTTGCCAAGGTGCCTGTGCACAGTATGCTTGTGGCCTGTGAGCTCCTAGGGTCCTGCAGTCCTACAGCATAGTGTTAGAAACAGTGGTTTTGGTAAAAACTTGGGTGGAAAGGACATCTAGTAACATGTGAGACAGCTTGAGGCAACACTGCTGAGCCTGTCCTCAAATGTCTTGCTGTCATGGGACTTGCAAAGAGCTACCCATATACATCTGCTATTCAGCATCATCCTTTATGTTTTCCCAACAGCTCTACCTTTCTCCTAGCTGGAGCACGCTGAATAGCCATGGCCACTTTATGCCATAACTATAGCATTTAGAAAAATAAGACTATTCTACAATCTTACCCATTTATTCACCTAGTTAAATAAAAATTTAACCTTTGGAAACAAAACAGTTTCTGTTGAGGGGAAGTGAAGAAGGTGTGTTTAATGGAGAATATCCTCCACGACCTTCCTGGCAGTGCCTGAATCCACTGCAAGGACATTGAAGGCACTCATCCGGCTGCTCCCATCCTTTTAATAACAAAGGGACACTAACAGGAAagcttcctttctctttatGTAGCCTCACCCCTGACTAGTGAAGGGTATGGTAAgtagcacagcagagacagttGAGGAGAAAACACACATCATCTCCTGGTTGTGCTGGGATCCTTCACATGACGATCCCACTTCACCAGCAGCTGAGCTATCCAGCAACATcttctctacagtgagggtggtgagacactggaacagattgcccaggcaggttgtggatgccctgtccctggaaggtgttcaaggccttgagcaacctggtctagtgggaggtgtacctgcccatggcatgggtaCTAGAAccagacagaacaaggggacacagtctcaagctgtgccaggggaagtgtaggctcgaagaaagttcttcactgagtgagttgttcgtcatcggaatgggctgcccagggaggtagtggagtcaccgtccctggaggtgttcaagaggagattggatgtggcacttggtgccatggtctagtcatgaggtctgtggagacaggttggacttgatgatccttgaggtctcttccaaccttagtgatactgtgaaggtcccttccaacctaaaccattctttgaatctgtgaatctcctCCACCCAGTGACTCCCATGGTGAGGGGAcaagtatttcatagaatcaaagaatgatccaggtgggaagggacctccaaatgtcaGCTAGGTCAACCTccccacagtgagcagggacacctccaactagaccaggttgcccagggcctcgctGAGCTTTACctcgaatatctccagggaaggggcctcaatcacctccctgggcaacctgttccagtgttccactaccctcatagtaaagaacttccttctgatATCCTGCCCTTATCTTGTTTGAAGcaattgcccctcatcctgccaatgcaggcctttgtaaacagtctctctgccaCAGGGCTGCCACAGGGGTGCTTTCTATCACTTCATTCCCTCATCTGTACTGATAACAAGGATTGTTCTGGTCCAggagcagaaccctgcacttgctgttgctgaacctcatgaggttcacctgggcctacctctccagcttgtccagatccctctggatgacatcccatcaAAGGTAGAAAACAAGGACATGGAGCCCCTCAAAGCAAACTTTTATGCATTTCTGGGGCTGGAGAAGTCCTCTTGTCACCCTGTTAGGCTCTGCTCACTCATCTCCAGGATCGCTTCAACTTCACCTCCACCCTCCAGTCAAAGGGTTGAATCCTAACAGTGTCCTGAAGACTGGTGCCGAAGCTTCAGGATTAACTCCTTGCCAAAGAGTGTCTGTGGCTTGTAACACAGAACTGGcactggtggggcaggggcagagagcaAACCTGAGTCCTTCATAGTTAAAGCCACAAGAAACAGGCTTTGAGACACAGTTGTgctccagctgggcagggacttacAGGGCTCCTCTGAGTCTCATTCtgaggctgaaacaccaaattACGCTGGGCAGGTTTAGACCTTGGGATGCTCCAAGGAGTCCAGAAAACTGGACTTCCTCACTTCCTTCCTAACTACAAAAACACCTCATATTTTGCCCAAAAAGCCTAAATTCCTGCTCCTCAGGTTTACTGCATctcctttttttgccttctgcaAAACCCAGTGGCAGGAGATGGACTTTAAGAAAGATCCCCACTGGTACCCAACCCTACTCAAATCACAGCACCATCTCCCCAAGATCTATGCTCAGCCAGACACAATCCCAGGCAAAACTCTGCAGATGCTGAGCTCTTCTTGGCTGGCTGTATCCTGGGCAGGGTGCCTCAAACGTTCTCTCTCAAGGCAGTTCAATTTCACAAAGGCTAATTAAAAATTCAGGGGCAGAAACCTGTTTCCaaccagggcacagccaggaatGTCCTGTCCTGGGGAGGAAGGCTGCCAGACTTCAATCCTGTTTGCTCAGTCTTGAAGCAGAGATTGCCTGTGTCTCTCTGTAAATACACCTTCTGGTACAAAACCAGATGGAACAGCTGGGAAAGAGGTATCTCTGCAGCTGCATCCCAACTGCCAGGCACTTGGGACGTAAGATTACATCCCCCTGTGCGCCCTTTGTAAGACTCGGACAGCAACCCCGTGTCCAGCACCACAAATGCTGCCTGAGAAAGGCTCTTTATCTgtcctgaagggaagctgcttCAGAAAAACCCTCAATAAACTCATCACCTCTAACAGCAACCTGAGACAGAGAGAAGCTTAATTTCACAGCAGATGAAAACGTTTCTGCAGGTGCAGTGAGAACACCCACTGGCACAGATCCATAGTGCAGAAGCTGGTGTTCTCCACCCACCACCCAGCCGGCCAGCAGCAGACATCACTGCCAATCCAGGACAGATGCCACTGCCCAGAACCTGCTGTTACCAGGGGAGCACCACCCATACTTGGAGAATGGCTCTGCTTCAGGCAGTCCTTTTGCCAGCAGCAAACCTGAAAGCCCCTCTTTTCTTAAAAATGAAAAGTGATGGTATCAGCATGATAACCATGTAAAGAAGCAGGGCTGTGAATGATTTAAAACAGACTAATGGGGCATACTGATATGGAGGGAGCTGCTCTAGGAAACGCAATGTTGACACCCAAGGCCAAACACACAGGCAAATGCCTTGCAGCAGATgttgaagggggaaggagatGGGATGCAGCTGCTCCAGTGATACACAGGCCATACAGATAAAATATCTAGACATCATTCAAGTAACCTGGCTGTGTGATACCCAGGAAAGGAGGAACATGGAGCAACTGCTAGTTCCAGTGCCAGGCTACAccagatggggaaaaaaaccccatatgTAACTACCTATCTACCCATCCACCCCTCCATCATTAGTTTCACAGCTCTTCAAAAGGTTGTTTGAAATGTATTTACCACATTGTAACTTATAGCAGGCTGTACTGTAGCAACCCTCACACATTACATGCCCTCATGCCCAGCACTTGGTGCTCTCATGAGACCAAAAGTAATCCCACTAGCACTAATCAACCTCCACCTCTTGAAATCCTTGAGAACTGAAATGTATTGCGTGTACTACGTGTCTGCAGACAGACTGACAACCCCTTCTGGACCTCCACTGAGAAAATTCTGCAAACCATAACTCTCCTGCTGACTCCCACCTGTCACaaagtaaggggaaaaaaaaggaccaCCTGCTCTTCAAATAAAAATCTTACCCCCAAAGAGAGTGAAATCTATTTGACTCCCTTCATTATCCCCAGTTTGAAATGCAATGTGCAATTAGAATTATTATTTGTTAAAGAGTCCTAGGTAAGGCATGGTTATTCCAAAGCTGATGGAGGAGCCCCTTAGGAAACCCAGAGGAAATAGGCAACTTCGTCCAGGTCGACAGGATAGTCTGTGAGCAGCACCGGGGTCTTCTCGAACAACTCCCCCTTGTAGCTGCGCCACTTGCCTGCTGGCAGGTAGACGTCACGCTCCTGCTTGCCCATCTCCAGGACAGGTGCCACCATAAGGGTGTCCCCGATGAGGAACTGGGAGTCAATCCTGTGAGCAGCCTCGTCACGGGGTGATATCCACCAGATGGGGCGGATGATGGGATCGCCGGTGTCGGTGacctctccagccagctccagcagcagcgggGCCACCAGTGACTCGTGGAGCTCCGTGAACTTCTGCGCaatctccaccacctctttgtcATAGAGCCAGGGCGGAATCGAGAACTGCATGGAGGGCATGAAGGCCGACAGCTCCAGCCACCGCACGTACAGCTCCCGGTCAGGGATCTCCACCGCCCCGTCTGTCTTGTTGGGGAAAAAATTCCCCCCAATCATGTCAGCAGATATGAAGGGGTACCCCAGCATGCTGATGGTGAGTACTGTGGGGATGAGGGACTTGAGGCCCAGCTCGTAGCCCCAGACAGAGTCACGGTCGATGATGCGGAAGAAGCAGGAGATATTCTGTGACTGGTAGCCCACCCGCACCTCGGCCAGCTCGTAGAAGGGGATGGCCATCTCCGTGTAGCGCCGTGACCAGATGCTGGGGTCCGAGAGTGGGCGGAAGGTGCTGAACTGCTTGGGCAGGTAGCTGGTCTCGCCCGCATCAAACTTGAAGGACGAGATTCCGTATTTGTGTCGGAGCTGGCGCAGGTGGCTCTGGAACCAGTCGCGGGCTGCTGGGTTGGTGAAGTCCAGGATGGCCCCGATGCCGTTCCACCACTCCACCATGGCCGGCAGCCGTCCCGACGGCTCCTTAATGAAGAGCTGCCGCTCGATTCCCACCCCAAAATTGGAGGAGTTGTAGTTTATGAAAGGGTGAGTCCAGAGGGTGACCTTAAATCCATCTTCCCTCAGTTTTGCAAACATCTCGGTCACGTTGGGGAACTTGACGGGGTCAAAGTCAAAGTCTCCGTAGGCCTGCGTGTACATGTCGTCGATTTCAATGTGGCTGCAGTTGAAGCGATACTTTTTGATCTTTTCAGCAAATCTCAGGAGTTTATCCTGGTCGATATCGTTCTTGTAGAGAGCCCAGGTGGACCAAATGGGGTATCGGAAGGCGTTCTCGGCAGGGATCTTGGAGGGCTTGTTGAAGTACCTGCGCACCATGTACTTGTGGATGGAGGTGACGTCAGAGCCCACGCAGACGCGGTAGCTGAGCTCGGGGAACGGCGGCTGCCCTGGCGGGGGCTTGTACGGCGAGTCCTTGTAGCGGGCCTGGAAGAAGAGGGCGCGCTCCGTGGCGTTGAAGCCCAGGTGGAAGGGCACAGAGTCATTGATCTTGATGGCTGCCGCCTTGGAGGAGAGCCAGTAGCGCTCAAGGATGCCACCAAAGCTGTCGCGGAAGGAGTAGACATCGCTGGTGACGTAGGGCATGGGCTCCTGGTAGCCGGCCAGGCGGATGGGCCAGTGCTGGGTGCTCATCTCCGAGCCCCCATACCAGTGGGCGTCCTCCCAGAACATGGTGTGCTCCACCGCCGGGCCGTCCGCCAGCTCCTCCCAGCGCACACGGTAGCACATCACCGTGTCCTTGGGCTTCACTGTCTGGATGAAGAAGTTGAGTGGGCCCCTGCTGGACCGCGTGCAGCTCAAAATCTCACCCTCCTTGGAGCAGGACTCCAGGTTGAGGCTGCCCGAGCGGAAGGCCAGCCGGAAGACCACCTCCCCATGCTGGTTCCTGATGACAAAGCCATCAGCCCTCAGGTCCATCAGCTCTGTTTTGAGACGCTCAGCCTTCCGCAGGGACACCGTGTAGTAGCACCAGGCCACCACTGCTGCAATGAACAGGAGGAGGCCCAGCAAGATTGCCCCAAGCATGGGCCTCAGCTCCTTGGAGGGCTTCTGCTTCACTGGTGTGAAGTTCTCAGGAAGGAATGTGTACATGGTGTTTTACTTTCTCTAGAGCTTTTTGGCAGAGGAGTGGCAAGAAGGGTCTCTTTGCAGGAAGCGTGGGTCTCTCAGGAGAAGTGAATGGACTGTTAGGAGCATTCCCACCTCTCCTGAGTCCCAGAGCATGTGTTTCTGAAAAAGAAGATGATATAAATAGTCTCAGAAGAATCTCTGAATCAAGGGACGCCTTGTCATCCATTTGCCATCTcagtttctgcagctcctcttggcGCCCCGCCGCTGGGCTGCTACGTGCTAGGTGCTGTACACTGAGTGCTAGGCAACATCTCCAATTACCCAGGGCAGACAACACGTGCAGAGAACAGCCTAAGCCCCATCTGGAGAACAACCCCAGGGTAGTAAGGGCCAAATCATTGtcataattaatttttttcagtggaaagactttcagcaaggcaggagcctgggagggagttggaagaggctgagcaggagctcaCACTGACAGCATCTTTAATGATAGAGATAACTAAGAGCAGTAAGAGACACCATGTAATCAATTCCATGCAGCCGCTCCTAATTTTAATCAAACTGCCTCCCTGGCAGATTTAACTCGGCTTATCCGCAGCACTGTCCCCTCCCCATTCCCAACATGCCCTGGCTGCTTGAGCTGGGTGATGTTTTGCAGCCAAGTGGGTAAACCTGTGcttctccacagctgcctgaCAGCCAAATGGGCCCGGGGTACCCACAGCTCATGGCTGGTTTTAGGGAGCATGTAGGGGATGCATTGCACAGCAAAGCATGACTGTGGGAGGGACCATGCAGAAGGAGAGTGGCTTGCTCCTGCCATGCACACAGAAGTCACTGCAACAGCTTCATGTGGGAGGAAGGGTAATTTTGTTGGAACTGAGTAGTGCAAGACCTCCAAAAGGTCCTtcctccacccagcacagctTTGGGCAGCATTTTGGCTTCAGCCCACCCCTGCTCCCAGTGCGGCCCCAGggaagcaggctgtgccaagagCCTAATTGCTTTTCCTTGGCCATGGGCTGGCTGGGTTTGGCCAAGTACAGTGCTGGAGATTCAGAGGGGAAAAGTGAAGTGAGGCTATGAGAGAGCAAGAAATTAATGCAGTCACAggaagagcaggggaaggagaggagctgcagagcagctggccaGTACCTGACTAATGCCAGCAAACATAGCATAATGCTTTCTCcccaagctctggggctgtAAACCTGCCAACTCCAGCCAAAACAGAAGTAAAACCCCCTCTTATGGGGAACAAATGAAGCTGGTCATAGTGACTGCCTCTaaaggggttggtttctttttcagaaAGATGATCCAGAATTAAATACTGAGGCTGCCACAAAGATAACAAGCTGGAGAATGTTTTCCCCCCTATCTCAAACAGATCTTTATCCCCCCAAATGAACAAAGTAAAGTAGAAAGGGGTCCTAAGTATCACCTAAACCTAAACCTTGCTGCTCCACTGTGGAGATGCCCACATGTAAACCCACAGCTAGATCTATACAGACTCACATACAGCACTTTATATTTATCTTGAAGCATTCATTGGGATAAGCTTCACAGCTGGGGGAGCATTTTTATAGCTGGCAGGGTCATTTTAACCCTCCTCTGGAAGCTGGTAACTTTCTAGGCTGCCAGTTGCTTTAAATGGGATTACCTTGGCATTAGGAAGTGATTAGCCTGAATGGGTGATAGGTTTAGCTAAACGACTTGTCCCAAGGCCAAGTCCCAGGGAGCCCTCGCTCACTGGCAGGGAGCTCCAGCACGGGACAGTTGTGGCTGCAACTACCCTGTGTCACCCAAGGATAGATCCTGCTCCCCAGGAATGGGGCCCTCACCTATCAGCACATGTAATGTGAAGCCACCTGAGCCCAGCAAAAATTGTGAAAtaaaggcagggaggagagggtggTGGGCAGATGCTGGTTTTGGAGTCAACTTTTATGCCCCCTATCAACCCTTCCCTGGTTTAGGGCgaaccagaagcagcacaggattATATCAGGGATGTGGGTGAGGGAAGTTTGAGGAAGGGTCTCAGGCAAAAACTAGCACAGCTGAGCAAATCTGCAATAGGCAGGACGCTTCTGGAAATACAGAtgggggctgagccccagcaagcTCACTGCCTCTCAGCACTGAGAATTTCTGGGATGCCAGAGACGGAGATGGAAATA is a genomic window of Dryobates pubescens isolate bDryPub1 chromosome Z, bDryPub1.pri, whole genome shotgun sequence containing:
- the LOC104307810 gene encoding myogenesis-regulating glycosidase is translated as MYTFLPENFTPVKQKPSKELRPMLGAILLGLLLFIAAVVAWCYYTVSLRKAERLKTELMDLRADGFVIRNQHGEVVFRLAFRSGSLNLESCSKEGEILSCTRSSRGPLNFFIQTVKPKDTVMCYRVRWEELADGPAVEHTMFWEDAHWYGGSEMSTQHWPIRLAGYQEPMPYVTSDVYSFRDSFGGILERYWLSSKAAAIKINDSVPFHLGFNATERALFFQARYKDSPYKPPPGQPPFPELSYRVCVGSDVTSIHKYMVRRYFNKPSKIPAENAFRYPIWSTWALYKNDIDQDKLLRFAEKIKKYRFNCSHIEIDDMYTQAYGDFDFDPVKFPNVTEMFAKLREDGFKVTLWTHPFINYNSSNFGVGIERQLFIKEPSGRLPAMVEWWNGIGAILDFTNPAARDWFQSHLRQLRHKYGISSFKFDAGETSYLPKQFSTFRPLSDPSIWSRRYTEMAIPFYELAEVRVGYQSQNISCFFRIIDRDSVWGYELGLKSLIPTVLTISMLGYPFISADMIGGNFFPNKTDGAVEIPDRELYVRWLELSAFMPSMQFSIPPWLYDKEVVEIAQKFTELHESLVAPLLLELAGEVTDTGDPIIRPIWWISPRDEAAHRIDSQFLIGDTLMVAPVLEMGKQERDVYLPAGKWRSYKGELFEKTPVLLTDYPVDLDEVAYFLWVS